From Candidatus Poribacteria bacterium:
CACCGAGCAGCCCAAACACCTGCATCCCGCGTGATTTCGCCGCCACCGCAGCACGCACAACATTTTCAGAGTTTCCGCTGGTCGAGAGAACGATAAGCAAGTCACCGGGATGACCGAGTGCCAAGAGTGGACGCGCGAAGATCTCTGCAAACCCGAAATCGTTTGCTGTGCAGGTGATATGTCCCGCGTCGCCGAGTGCAATTGCCGGAAGCGGCTTTCTATCACTACGGAATTTGCCTGTGCATTCTTCAGCAAAATGGACGGCATCGCACAAACTCCCGCCATTTCCGCAGGTGAAGATTCTCCCCTCCTGTTCAAAAACGTCTCGCATCATCTCCGCTGTTTCCGCGATGGTTGCGATGTTCTCAGGGTTTCCGATAAACCGATTGAGGGTATCCTGTGCTTCCAACAACGCACCGCGAATGCTATGTAAAATATCCATTATATTTCTATTTCCAAGTGTAAGTGTTTTTAGTCTATTTCCAGATCGAAAGAAAAAAGCAATTTGCCATTGCTATTCTTCTTGTTGCAAAAAAGCAGGGCAATTCCAAATGCCCTGCTTATATTCTAAATTCTGTCTGTACGGAACAAGAGCGTAGACGCATTAGTCCTATTTATGACGTTTGGCTGGCGGCAGAGATACATATTTCCAACCTTCCGCTTTGTTCTTTTTATTTTCTGCCTTCAAATAATCGACAAGTTCCTGCATGTTTTTAAACCGGGCGTTGAATTCTGCCTTCATCCGGTAGCACTCTTCAAGGACGGGATCCATGGGTGGATGTTCTTTCTCTTTCATTTGCGTTTCCTCAATCAATTCTGCAGGGGTGCGGTGGTTTCGATGTATACACTCACTCGGTTTTATTTCTTCATATTTTAGCATGAAATCAATTTGCTTTCAAATCGTTCTTCTATTAACGAACAGCGTTGTTTTCGTAAATATTCCTAAATGCGGAAAATTTCTCCTAACTTTCCACCAAGCACACGTCCGGCACCGAGCAGGCACGCGATTAGAATTAACATCCCCACCACACCCAATGCACTTGCTGTATATGCGCCGTGATCAGGACGTTGGGAGAGTGCCCAAATCGCTTTTGTAATTGGGTAGTACTTATCCTGCATTGCTAAGATTAAGCTATCACTCACCTCCAACATGGAGAATGAGAATACCAGAATCGCACCAGCGAGGATGTTCGCGATGACCAAAGGCAAGGTGATCTTATACAAGGTTCGGATCGGTGTCGCGCCCACGTTTTGTGATGCCTCTTCGTATGACACGCTCGTCTGTTGAAGTCCTGCGTAGATGGAACGCAGCATATACGGCAACCGCCGCACTGCATAGCTGATAATTAACAGGAACGTCGGATTCTTCCTCGGATCAATCACATTGATGAACGTGTCTGGAAGATGTTTCAGTAAAAGCGTAGTATCTGCGAAGCTGCCCATGTATCCGAATGCTATCGCCACCCCGGGCAATGCTAAGGGTAACATCGCGATTGCATCCAACAGATTTTGAAACGGGAGACGTTTGCGAGTGAGTAGATACGACACCACGACACCTACCAGAAGTGCCAATAGTGTGCTGAAAATGCTGTATTTTAGGCTGTTGAGGATACTCGGCAGCGTATCGGAATGTGTGAAGGTTTCAATATAGTGCGCAAAGGTCAAAGATTGCGGTAGCACACTTAATCGCCACTGGCTTGCATCCGGAGTTAAAGAGATTAGAATCACACTCATGTGGGGTAACAACGCCATAAACGTCAGTCCACCAATAAAGAGGTAGATGATACTACGCATCGCCCATTTCGTATCTACCTCGCGTGAAGTCACGTGTCCCCTGCCAAGCATTTCATAGTGTCTACTGCCCGTCCACCGCTTAGAAACATAAAAGGCGAGTGCCGTCAGGACGATGATTAGCACAACAAGCGCGTACCCCATCGGGTTCTGATTCGCTTCAGTCACTTGTCGGAAGATTCGCACCGCAACGACTTCATTGTAATTAAAGATTAGAGGTGTGCCGAGATCCGTAAATGCCCAGATAAAGACGAGAATCGCCCCAGCGAAATAACCCGGCATCATCAACGGCAACGTTATTTGGCGGAAAACCTGGAACCGTGATGCCCCCATATTTTCTGCGGCTTCTTCTAAACTCGGATCGACATTCGCGAGTGCAGCGACGATGTTGAGATACATTATCGGATATAGGTGCAACGTTGACAACATCACCACACCCCAGAACCCGCCACGGAACCAGTCTATGGTTTCCGATATATCAATTAGATTGAGTTTCACGAGAAGCATATTCACGCTTCCGAACAACCCAAAAAACTGCTGCATTCCAATTGCGCCAACGAAAGGTGGCATAATCATCGGAATTAAGATGACAGCGCGTAACATATCGCGTCCAGGGTACCGGTATCGTGTCAAAAAATACGCGAGTGGCAGGCTAACGATGCTCGTCATTATTGTGACCATCACACCGATTTCGAGACTATTGATAACCAGTTCTCGGATATTCGGATCGGTCACCATCAGTTTGAAGTAGGTAAGATTGAATGTATTTTCAATCCAGAACGCTTCTTTGAAAACATAAAGGAGTGGGTATATAAGGAAAACGGCAAAGAACAACGCTGTCAGCCCGAAAATCAGTGTGATTGAGGGGGTTAAATCGTACTGCCGTCTGATCCTGTCCATTAAAGACAGACTCCTATGTGTGCTCTGCTCTGCCTCTGAGCGATCCAGCATCCTTTTCTCCAAAATTTATAGGTGTACTTTTTGGCTCACAATCGAAAAAACGTGCAAGTTACGCTTTATAGTAAAGTCGAAAAATAAGCTTACAGTTCATCAGGGAACAAAAGCCTCACCGCCGCTGGCGAGTATTATATCCTCGCCCTTGCGTTGGTGTGTAGGTAATTCCAAATTTTACTATAATTATACCCGATACACTGTCGAATTGCACCTATTTTTTTGCCTAACGTACATTCGGGAGTGGTCAGAAAGGGGTGTAAATATTTTGTCAAAAAGTTTGGGAGTAACATTTCACCATCGGGGTGACAGATGCCTTTGCACGGAAAAACGGGCAACATCTATCCCCTCAAAATGTTATACTTGCGTAACATTTGATGTGGTACGGTATGTCGTGGTTTATCTACAGGAAGGATCCGGAGAAAACCACGCATTGGATACAACAATTGTGGTATTTCCTATTGGTTTTCTCGGTTCTCTGTGGCGTTGTCGCAGCATATCTTCCGGGCTGGGTCGCCCATGAGACAGCAGGGATTCTGATTAACCTCGTTGTTTTATTCGCTTTTCCGATACTTCTTTTCTGTCGCGTGGGTTCGTCAAAATCGGATCGTTAACATTTTAACAGCTATCTCCACATCCATCAGGAATGTGAGGACCATAGACAATAGGATTAACCATTTCAATACGGGGTGGGCTGAGGAGAAATTGTTTGTTTTATCGGTGATGAAGAACGCAGCAAATAGCAGAACCATGCCGTTGAAGTCTGTGAGAAGCATGACTGCGATAGCTGCGGCACACAGTGCGCCACCTATCCACTCCAATACCTTGTGCTTCATAACAGAGGAGTCTCCTGTTGCTGTGTCTGCATCTGAAGATCAAAGCCTTCTTTTCGGATGCGCATATCGAAGTAAAGCAACGTCGTTCCGATCGCAAAGAGGGGCAAGATCGTGGAAATCGCAACGCCTCGGAGAATGAACCGGAGAATGATATACACACCCCATCCCAGTTCACTCGGATCTTC
This genomic window contains:
- a CDS encoding SIS domain-containing protein, with translation MLHSIRGALLEAQDTLNRFIGNPENIATIAETAEMMRDVFEQEGRIFTCGNGGSLCDAVHFAEECTGKFRSDRKPLPAIALGDAGHITCTANDFGFAEIFARPLLALGHPGDLLIVLSTSGNSENVVRAAVAAKSRGMQVFGLLGGDGGDLKQHCDICLIAPGNTADRIQEIHIKVLHILIEHIERLMFPENY
- a CDS encoding iron ABC transporter permease — encoded protein: MDRIRRQYDLTPSITLIFGLTALFFAVFLIYPLLYVFKEAFWIENTFNLTYFKLMVTDPNIRELVINSLEIGVMVTIMTSIVSLPLAYFLTRYRYPGRDMLRAVILIPMIMPPFVGAIGMQQFFGLFGSVNMLLVKLNLIDISETIDWFRGGFWGVVMLSTLHLYPIMYLNIVAALANVDPSLEEAAENMGASRFQVFRQITLPLMMPGYFAGAILVFIWAFTDLGTPLIFNYNEVVAVRIFRQVTEANQNPMGYALVVLIIVLTALAFYVSKRWTGSRHYEMLGRGHVTSREVDTKWAMRSIIYLFIGGLTFMALLPHMSVILISLTPDASQWRLSVLPQSLTFAHYIETFTHSDTLPSILNSLKYSIFSTLLALLVGVVVSYLLTRKRLPFQNLLDAIAMLPLALPGVAIAFGYMGSFADTTLLLKHLPDTFINVIDPRKNPTFLLIISYAVRRLPYMLRSIYAGLQQTSVSYEEASQNVGATPIRTLYKITLPLVIANILAGAILVFSFSMLEVSDSLILAMQDKYYPITKAIWALSQRPDHGAYTASALGVVGMLILIACLLGAGRVLGGKLGEIFRI